A portion of the Pseudomonas protegens CHA0 genome contains these proteins:
- a CDS encoding HD domain-containing phosphohydrolase: MLSTPALAQRRFPLHIHISAMFTLLLLLTGVVLGLYNYQQTTRLILDSSEKLFQRIELDVRSDVKATYDPMRHLLSLLAGSPAAQAANLEDRLTLLRPFSQALLDNPDLASLYLGYANGDFFMVRPLRNPQIRERRQAPQNSAYEVWSIERDSRTGQVHSQSLFYDPALVLIDRLEHPDERYDPRNRDWFSSARGDADQITTRPYVFFSTQNVGTTLARHSGKMAVIAADLTLEQLSSTLAKHRVTPSTEVALLDDQGNVVAYPDSQKLLPEQRSARLVKANDLSPALAALMRGQTEGGHLQAQGRSWIVASGHISEGGPGGLQLALLVPEDELLADAYRLRWQGALITLTTLLLCLPLGWLISRVLVRPLHALVQEADAIRSFDFDYPVSRRSPVLEVDQLSISMARMKDTLASFFEINASLSAETRFDPLLQRVLFETVKIAQAQAGLIYLCESKGTRLEPHGLIIDGQPQDMTQFPIGSRELADSRTPEWLSQLTHNDNVVTTLGFDQAADLQSVLLALDSPSAHLVGIRLRNRHNETIGMLLLFLVDSGAEADLDKLSPDRIAFIQAVSATAALCIESQRLQNKQKQLLDAFIQLLAGAIDAKSPYTGGHCQRVPALTLMLAEAAAASQDPRFAAYQPGEDEWEALHIAAWLHDCGKVTTPEYVVDKATKLETLNNRIHEIRTRFEVLKRDAWIDYWRALALGGDEQPLAAEREARLLALDDDFTFVARCNMGTEFMAEADQQRLQRIAQRTWSRTLDDRLGVSWEENQRQERTPAPSLPVLEPLLADKPEHLLERSATEVMAADNPWGFKLQVPSHKYNRGELYNLSIARGTLTAEERYVINHHIVQTIIMLEHLPFPSHLQNVAEIAGGHHEKMDGTGYPKQLKREQMSLPARMMAIADIFEALTAADRPYKRGKTLSEALNIMAMMCRDAHIDPELFELFIQQRIYQRYAERFLTPQQVDPVDQDSLLKKAGLST, translated from the coding sequence ATGCTGAGCACCCCTGCCTTAGCACAACGCCGCTTTCCTCTGCATATCCATATCAGTGCAATGTTCACCTTGCTGTTGCTCCTGACGGGTGTGGTGCTGGGCCTCTACAACTACCAGCAGACCACGCGGCTGATCCTCGACAGCAGTGAAAAGCTTTTCCAGCGCATCGAGCTGGATGTACGCAGCGACGTCAAGGCCACCTACGATCCCATGCGCCATCTGCTCAGCCTGCTGGCGGGTTCGCCGGCGGCCCAGGCGGCGAACCTGGAAGACCGGCTGACCCTGCTGCGGCCTTTCAGCCAGGCCCTGCTGGACAACCCGGACCTGGCTTCGCTGTACCTGGGCTACGCCAATGGCGATTTCTTCATGGTGCGGCCACTGCGCAATCCGCAGATCCGCGAAAGGCGCCAGGCCCCGCAGAACAGCGCCTACGAGGTGTGGAGCATCGAACGCGACTCCCGCACCGGCCAAGTCCATTCCCAATCGCTGTTCTATGACCCCGCGCTGGTATTGATCGACCGCCTGGAGCACCCCGACGAGCGCTACGACCCACGTAACCGCGACTGGTTCTCCAGCGCCCGGGGCGACGCCGACCAGATCACTACCCGCCCCTATGTGTTCTTTTCCACCCAGAACGTCGGCACCACCCTGGCCCGGCACAGCGGCAAGATGGCCGTGATCGCCGCCGACCTGACCCTGGAACAGCTGTCCTCGACCCTGGCCAAGCACCGCGTCACACCCTCCACCGAGGTTGCCCTGCTGGATGACCAGGGCAACGTCGTGGCCTACCCGGACAGCCAGAAGCTGCTGCCGGAACAACGCAGTGCGCGGCTGGTCAAGGCGAACGACCTGAGCCCGGCGCTCGCTGCCCTGATGCGTGGCCAGACCGAAGGCGGCCATCTGCAGGCCCAGGGGCGCAGCTGGATTGTCGCCAGCGGCCATATCTCCGAGGGTGGCCCCGGCGGCTTGCAGCTGGCGCTGCTGGTGCCCGAGGACGAACTTCTGGCCGACGCCTATCGCCTGCGCTGGCAAGGCGCGCTGATTACCCTCACCACCCTGCTGCTGTGCCTGCCCCTTGGTTGGCTGATCTCCCGGGTCCTGGTACGGCCGCTACACGCCCTGGTGCAGGAGGCCGACGCGATCCGCAGTTTCGATTTCGACTATCCGGTTTCCCGGCGTTCACCGGTGTTGGAGGTTGATCAACTGAGCATCTCGATGGCGCGGATGAAAGACACCCTGGCGAGCTTTTTCGAGATCAACGCCAGCCTGTCCGCCGAAACCCGTTTCGACCCGCTGCTGCAACGGGTGCTGTTCGAGACCGTGAAGATCGCCCAGGCCCAGGCCGGCCTGATCTACCTCTGTGAAAGCAAGGGCACGCGCCTGGAGCCCCATGGGCTGATCATCGATGGCCAGCCCCAGGACATGACGCAGTTCCCCATCGGCTCCCGGGAACTGGCGGACAGCCGGACTCCCGAGTGGCTGAGCCAACTGACCCACAACGACAACGTGGTCACCACCCTGGGATTCGATCAGGCCGCGGACCTGCAGAGCGTGTTGCTGGCCCTGGACAGCCCCAGTGCGCACCTGGTGGGCATCCGCCTGCGCAACCGGCACAACGAAACCATAGGCATGCTCCTGCTGTTCCTGGTGGACAGCGGCGCCGAGGCCGACCTGGACAAACTCAGCCCGGACCGCATCGCCTTTATCCAGGCCGTGTCCGCCACCGCCGCCCTGTGCATCGAGAGCCAGCGCCTGCAGAACAAGCAGAAACAGTTGCTGGATGCCTTTATCCAGTTGCTGGCCGGGGCCATCGACGCCAAGAGCCCCTACACCGGCGGCCACTGCCAGCGGGTACCGGCCTTGACCCTGATGCTGGCCGAGGCGGCCGCCGCCAGCCAGGACCCGCGATTCGCTGCCTACCAGCCCGGCGAGGACGAGTGGGAAGCCTTGCACATCGCCGCCTGGCTGCACGACTGCGGCAAGGTCACCACCCCGGAATACGTGGTGGACAAAGCCACCAAGCTGGAAACCCTGAACAACCGCATCCACGAAATCCGCACCCGCTTCGAGGTGCTCAAGCGCGACGCCTGGATCGACTACTGGCGCGCCCTGGCCCTGGGCGGCGACGAACAGCCTCTTGCCGCCGAGCGCGAGGCCCGGCTGCTGGCCCTGGACGATGACTTCACCTTTGTCGCCCGCTGCAACATGGGCACCGAATTCATGGCCGAGGCCGATCAGCAGCGCCTGCAGCGCATCGCCCAACGCACCTGGAGCCGGACCCTGGACGATCGCCTGGGGGTTTCCTGGGAGGAGAACCAGCGCCAGGAACGCACCCCGGCGCCGAGCCTGCCGGTGCTGGAACCGCTACTGGCGGACAAGCCCGAACACCTGCTGGAGCGCAGCGCCACGGAAGTCATGGCGGCGGACAACCCCTGGGGCTTCAAACTGCAGGTGCCCAGCCACAAGTACAACCGTGGTGAGCTGTACAACCTGAGCATTGCCCGGGGCACGCTGACGGCCGAAGAACGCTATGTGATCAATCACCACATCGTGCAGACCATCATCATGCTCGAGCACCTGCCCTTCCCCAGCCACTTGCAGAACGTGGCGGAGATCGCCGGCGGCCACCATGAGAAGATGGACGGCACCGGCTACCCCAAGCAGCTCAAGCGCGAACAGATGAGCCTGCCCGCGCGGATGATGGCCATCGCCGACATCTTCGAGGCCCTGACGGCGGCAGACCGCCCCTACAAAAGGGGCAAGACCCTGAGCGAGGCGCTGAACATCATGGCCATGATGTGCCGCGATGCCCATATCGATCCCGAGCTGTTCGAGCTGTTCATCCAGCAGCGGATCTACCAGCGCTACGCGGAGCGTTTCCTGACGCCGCAACAGGTCGACCCGGTGGACCAGGATTCACTGCTCAAGAAGGCGGGCTTGAGCACCTGA
- a CDS encoding GAF domain-containing protein, with product MIDLQSAGQGLDGYGLLCAQLESLLADERDFIANAAQFSAFLYSQLEDLNWAGFYLNRNQELVLGPFQGQIACVRIPFGRGVCGTAAATLQTQRVEDVHAFAGHIACDSASNSELVVPLVKDGRLIGVLDLDSPKLARFGVADQAGIEQLAAIFLRLSDC from the coding sequence ATGATCGATTTGCAAAGCGCCGGCCAAGGCCTGGACGGTTACGGGCTGCTGTGCGCGCAGTTGGAGTCGCTGCTGGCCGATGAGCGTGATTTCATCGCCAACGCCGCGCAGTTCTCAGCCTTCCTCTATAGCCAGCTGGAGGACCTGAACTGGGCGGGGTTCTACCTCAACCGCAACCAGGAGCTGGTGCTCGGGCCGTTCCAGGGGCAGATCGCCTGCGTGCGGATTCCGTTTGGCCGCGGCGTCTGCGGTACCGCGGCGGCGACTCTGCAGACCCAGCGGGTGGAAGATGTGCACGCCTTTGCCGGGCACATTGCCTGTGACAGCGCCTCCAACAGCGAGCTGGTGGTGCCGCTGGTCAAGGACGGCCGGTTGATCGGCGTGCTCGACCTGGACAGCCCGAAGCTGGCGCGCTTCGGTGTTGCCGACCAGGCGGGAATCGAGCAACTGGCGGCGATCTTTCTGCGCCTGAGCGACTGCTGA
- a CDS encoding ATP-binding protein codes for MDARLNAFLERADAVLARIEPLLPTLRQPIDWNQCLAARWQREGRSGFLLPLEVSLDMRLSDLIGVDKQREQLARNTQQFLDRLPANHALLWGSRGTGKSSLVRALLAEHAKGGLRLIEIERDHLADLPRVVEQLVKLPQRFVLFCDDLSFEAGEGDYRVLKSVLDGSLEQAPENVLLYATSNRRHLVPEKESDNENWKRVDGELHPSEAVEDKIALSDRFGLWLSFYPFTQEHFLNVVEHWIGELARKAGLDWQRDEELDILAVRWATGRGNRNGRCAYQFARYWVGLQLLEQKA; via the coding sequence GTGGATGCTCGATTGAATGCATTTCTTGAACGTGCCGATGCGGTTCTGGCGCGGATTGAACCCTTGTTGCCCACCCTGCGCCAGCCCATCGACTGGAATCAGTGCCTGGCGGCCCGCTGGCAGCGTGAAGGGCGCAGCGGTTTCCTGCTGCCGCTGGAAGTCAGCCTGGACATGCGCCTGAGCGACCTGATCGGGGTCGACAAGCAGCGTGAGCAACTGGCGCGCAACACCCAGCAGTTCCTTGACCGCCTGCCAGCCAACCATGCCCTGCTCTGGGGTTCGCGTGGCACTGGCAAGTCTTCCCTGGTACGGGCCCTGCTGGCCGAGCACGCCAAGGGCGGCCTGCGGCTGATCGAGATCGAGCGTGACCACCTGGCGGACCTGCCGCGGGTGGTGGAACAGCTGGTCAAGCTGCCCCAGCGTTTCGTGCTGTTCTGCGATGACCTGTCGTTCGAGGCTGGCGAGGGCGATTACCGGGTGCTCAAGAGCGTGCTCGACGGCTCCCTGGAGCAGGCCCCGGAGAACGTGCTGCTGTACGCCACCTCGAACCGCCGGCACCTGGTGCCGGAAAAGGAAAGCGACAACGAGAACTGGAAGCGCGTCGACGGCGAGCTGCATCCCAGTGAAGCCGTGGAAGACAAGATCGCCCTGTCGGACCGTTTCGGCCTGTGGCTGTCGTTCTATCCCTTCACCCAGGAGCACTTCCTCAACGTGGTGGAGCACTGGATCGGCGAACTGGCGCGCAAGGCCGGCCTCGACTGGCAGCGTGACGAAGAACTGGACATCCTCGCGGTACGCTGGGCCACCGGCCGGGGCAACCGCAATGGCCGTTGTGCCTATCAATTTGCCCGCTATTGGGTGGGCCTGCAGTTGTTGGAGCAAAAAGCATGA
- a CDS encoding response regulator produces MDIKFTNRLSYKQARLTVLVGFILGTALSLLQIGIDYASEDASINREIQSLLEISHNPASRIAYNIDAELAQELTLGLLRSPAIIRAQLIDNNNTLLANVERPPQQSRYRAISDFLFGADRQFEDRLYLSHLPEESLGTLHLDVDTYAFGSRFLRRAEVTLINGFARSLILTGILLALFYVMLTKPLVRVIRELSSRDPRSPKQAKLDFPHGHENDEVGVLVKVANQQFDIMATEIQQRRNAENRLTEYLGQLENIVSARTTELKASNARLSQSNEELEIARRTALDMAQARAAFLANMSHEIRTPLNGLLGMIALSLDSPLNPEQRQQLSIAHDSGKVLVELLNDILDMSKFDAGQLELERIPFDLGVLVEDTANLLSQNAAASVELACLIAPDFPALVLGDPTRVRQIVSNLLSNALKFTRFGRVDVRLSTLGDGVRIEICDTGIGIAQEAQVRIFQPYTQAGAGITRQYGGTGLGLALTYNLCEAMDGRLSISSEVGFGSQFCADLPLPCHTPAAPPPALAGKIIAITEAGSGLAELLASLLPSWGLSYQRCDIEDSLAGLDPDLLITDCPECLFGLRPAIRAPILLVTAYGSFLPSEEANALAPLQQQARPLARNALYQTLRRSLLGETITLNDAQLEMPVQRRRADILLVEDNPVNQLVAKGMLSKLGCAVTVAAHGAEALNQLELHRFDLVLMDCNMPVMDGYEASRQIRRSGRWPDLPIIALTANAMPEERERCRAAGMSDYLAKPFRREELIALLDLWVPTTTKL; encoded by the coding sequence ATGGATATCAAGTTCACCAACCGCCTGTCCTATAAACAGGCCCGGCTCACCGTGCTGGTGGGTTTCATTCTGGGGACCGCGCTCAGTCTGCTGCAAATCGGCATCGATTATGCCAGCGAAGACGCCTCCATCAATCGTGAAATCCAATCGCTGCTGGAAATCAGCCACAATCCGGCCTCGCGCATCGCCTACAACATCGACGCCGAGTTGGCCCAGGAATTGACCCTGGGCCTGCTGCGCTCCCCGGCGATCATTCGCGCGCAATTGATCGACAACAACAATACCCTGCTGGCCAACGTCGAACGGCCACCGCAACAGAGCCGCTATCGGGCCATCAGCGACTTCCTGTTCGGCGCCGATCGCCAGTTCGAGGATCGCCTGTATCTGAGCCACCTGCCGGAGGAGTCCCTCGGCACCCTGCACCTGGATGTGGATACCTACGCCTTCGGCAGCCGTTTCCTGCGGCGTGCCGAAGTCACCCTGATCAACGGGTTCGCCCGCAGCCTGATCCTCACCGGGATTCTCCTGGCGCTGTTCTACGTGATGCTGACCAAGCCCTTGGTGCGGGTGATCCGCGAGCTCAGCAGCCGCGACCCGCGCAGCCCGAAACAGGCCAAGCTGGACTTTCCCCATGGCCACGAGAACGACGAAGTCGGGGTGCTGGTCAAGGTGGCCAACCAGCAGTTCGACATCATGGCCACCGAGATCCAGCAGCGGCGCAACGCCGAGAACCGCCTGACCGAATACCTCGGGCAGCTGGAGAACATCGTCTCGGCCCGCACCACCGAGCTCAAGGCCAGCAATGCCCGGCTCAGCCAGTCCAACGAGGAACTGGAGATCGCCCGGCGCACTGCCCTGGACATGGCCCAGGCGCGGGCGGCGTTTCTGGCCAACATGAGTCACGAGATTCGCACCCCGCTCAATGGCCTGCTGGGGATGATCGCGCTGTCCCTGGACAGCCCGCTGAACCCCGAGCAGCGCCAGCAGCTGTCGATTGCCCATGACTCCGGCAAGGTCCTGGTGGAATTGCTCAACGATATTCTCGACATGTCCAAGTTCGACGCCGGGCAACTGGAGCTGGAGCGAATTCCCTTCGATCTCGGGGTACTGGTGGAGGACACCGCCAACCTGCTGTCGCAAAACGCCGCGGCCAGCGTGGAGCTGGCCTGCCTGATCGCCCCGGACTTCCCCGCCCTGGTACTGGGGGACCCGACCCGAGTGCGGCAGATCGTCAGCAACCTGCTGTCCAACGCCCTCAAGTTCACCCGTTTCGGCCGCGTCGATGTGCGCCTGAGCACCCTGGGCGACGGGGTGCGCATCGAGATCTGCGACACCGGCATCGGCATCGCCCAGGAAGCCCAGGTGCGCATCTTCCAGCCCTATACCCAGGCCGGCGCCGGCATCACTCGCCAATACGGAGGCACCGGCCTGGGCCTGGCCCTGACCTACAACCTCTGCGAAGCCATGGACGGCCGCCTGAGCATCAGTTCGGAAGTCGGCTTCGGCAGCCAGTTCTGCGCCGACCTGCCGCTGCCCTGCCACACTCCGGCCGCCCCGCCGCCGGCGCTGGCCGGGAAGATCATCGCCATCACCGAGGCCGGCAGCGGCCTCGCCGAGCTGCTGGCCAGCCTGCTGCCCAGTTGGGGCCTGAGCTATCAGCGCTGTGATATCGAGGATTCCCTGGCCGGCCTCGACCCCGACCTGCTGATCACCGACTGCCCGGAATGCCTGTTCGGCCTGCGCCCGGCGATCCGCGCGCCAATCCTGCTGGTGACCGCCTATGGCAGCTTCCTGCCCAGCGAAGAGGCCAACGCCCTGGCGCCACTGCAACAGCAGGCCCGGCCCCTGGCGCGCAATGCGTTGTATCAGACCCTGCGACGCTCGTTGCTGGGGGAAACCATCACCCTCAACGACGCCCAGCTGGAAATGCCGGTGCAACGGCGCCGGGCGGACATTCTGCTGGTGGAGGACAACCCGGTGAACCAACTGGTGGCCAAGGGCATGCTGAGCAAGCTCGGCTGCGCGGTGACCGTGGCCGCCCATGGCGCCGAAGCCCTCAACCAGTTGGAGCTGCATCGTTTCGATCTGGTGCTGATGGACTGCAACATGCCGGTCATGGATGGCTACGAAGCCAGCCGGCAGATCCGGCGCAGCGGGCGCTGGCCGGATCTGCCGATCATCGCCCTGACTGCCAACGCCATGCCCGAGGAGCGTGAACGCTGCCGCGCCGCCGGCATGAGCGACTACCTGGCCAAACCGTTCCGTCGCGAAGAATTGATCGCCCTGCTCGACCTCTGGGTGCCGACTACGACAAAGCTTTGA
- a CDS encoding MarR family winged helix-turn-helix transcriptional regulator, with translation MNDLSVDSLKLDSQLCFKLYAASRAVVRGYKPMLDRLGLTYPQYLVMLVLWEWQATPPSLPTVKALGERLALDSGTLTPLLKRLEQLQLVQRQRSERDEREVHLSLSDSGLALREQVPPLKAALLCDSGIDLDNLDQLRAGLDQLLQQIKALS, from the coding sequence ATGAACGACCTGTCCGTGGATTCACTGAAACTCGATTCCCAGCTGTGCTTCAAGCTGTACGCCGCCTCGCGGGCGGTGGTCCGTGGCTACAAGCCGATGCTCGACCGCTTGGGCCTGACCTACCCGCAGTACCTGGTGATGCTGGTGCTGTGGGAATGGCAGGCAACGCCTCCGTCCCTGCCGACGGTCAAGGCCCTGGGCGAGCGCCTGGCCCTGGATTCCGGGACCCTGACCCCGTTGCTCAAGCGCCTGGAGCAGTTGCAACTGGTGCAGCGCCAGCGGTCCGAGCGCGACGAGCGCGAGGTGCACTTGAGCTTGAGCGATAGCGGCCTGGCGCTGCGTGAGCAGGTGCCGCCGCTGAAGGCGGCGCTGCTGTGCGACAGCGGGATCGATCTGGACAACCTCGATCAGTTGCGCGCCGGCCTGGATCAACTGCTGCAGCAGATCAAAGCTTTGTCGTAG
- a CDS encoding glutathione peroxidase, giving the protein MTDSLLTIPCTTIKGEQKTLADFAGKAVLVVNTASKCGFTPQYKGLEELWQTYKDQGLVVLGFPCNQFGKQEPGNEGAISEFCELNYGVSFPLFKKIEVNGAGAHPLFAQLKKRAPGVLGSQGIKWNFTKFLIGQDGKLVKRFAPATKPQDLSREIEALLK; this is encoded by the coding sequence ATGACCGACTCACTGCTGACCATTCCCTGCACCACCATCAAGGGTGAACAAAAGACCCTGGCGGACTTCGCCGGCAAGGCCGTGCTGGTGGTCAACACTGCCAGCAAGTGCGGCTTCACCCCGCAATACAAGGGGCTCGAAGAGCTGTGGCAGACCTACAAGGACCAGGGGCTGGTGGTATTGGGCTTTCCCTGCAACCAGTTCGGCAAGCAGGAACCAGGCAACGAAGGGGCGATCTCCGAGTTCTGCGAGCTCAACTACGGTGTGAGTTTCCCGCTGTTCAAGAAGATCGAGGTCAATGGCGCCGGGGCCCATCCACTGTTCGCTCAGTTGAAAAAGCGCGCACCCGGCGTGCTCGGCTCCCAAGGCATCAAGTGGAACTTCACCAAGTTCCTGATCGGCCAGGACGGCAAGCTGGTCAAGCGTTTCGCTCCGGCAACCAAACCCCAGGACCTGAGCCGCGAGATCGAAGCCCTGCTCAAATGA
- the msrB gene encoding peptide-methionine (R)-S-oxide reductase MsrB yields the protein MEKLEKTLEEWRSMLDPEQYNVCRLKGTERPFSGKYNGTKTDGVYHCICCNEPLFDSKAKFDSGCGWPSFYEPIADSAMVEIRDMSHGMIRTEVVCAKCDAHLGHVFPDGPPPTGLRYCINSVCLDLVPR from the coding sequence ATGGAAAAGCTGGAAAAAACCCTGGAAGAATGGCGGTCGATGCTCGACCCGGAGCAGTACAACGTCTGCCGGCTCAAGGGCACCGAACGGCCCTTCTCGGGCAAGTACAACGGCACCAAGACCGATGGGGTTTATCACTGCATCTGCTGCAATGAGCCGCTGTTCGATTCCAAGGCCAAGTTCGATTCCGGGTGTGGCTGGCCGAGTTTCTACGAGCCCATTGCCGACAGCGCCATGGTGGAGATCCGTGACATGAGCCACGGCATGATCCGTACCGAAGTGGTCTGCGCCAAGTGCGACGCGCACCTGGGCCACGTGTTCCCGGACGGCCCGCCGCCCACCGGCCTACGTTACTGCATCAACTCGGTGTGCCTGGACCTGGTGCCGCGCTGA
- a CDS encoding pyridoxal phosphate-dependent aminotransferase — protein sequence MQVSKSNKLANVCYDIRGPVLKHAKRLEEEGHRILKLNIGNPAPFGFEAPDEILQDVIRNLPTAQGYSDSKGLFSARKAVMQYYQQKQVEGIGIEDIYLGNGVSELIVMAMQALLNNGDEVLVPAPDYPLWTAAVSLAGGNPVHYLCDEQANWWPDLADIKAKITPNTKALVIINPNNPTGAVYPREVLLGMLELARQHNLVVFSDEIYDKILYDDAVHICTASLAPDLLCLTFNGLSKSYRVAGFRSGWVAISGPKQHAQSYIEGIDMLANMRLCANVPSQHAIQTALGGYQSINDLVLPPGRLLEQRNRTWELLNDIPGVSCVKPMGALYAFPRIDPKICPIHNDEKFVLDLLLSEKLLVVQGTAFNWPWPDHFRVVTLPRVDDLEQAIGRIGSFLKSYRQ from the coding sequence ATGCAGGTCAGCAAATCGAACAAGCTCGCCAACGTCTGTTATGACATACGCGGCCCAGTGCTCAAGCACGCCAAACGTCTGGAAGAGGAAGGCCACCGCATCCTCAAGCTGAATATCGGCAACCCGGCGCCCTTTGGTTTCGAAGCGCCGGACGAAATCCTCCAGGACGTGATCCGCAACCTGCCCACTGCCCAGGGCTACAGCGACTCCAAGGGCCTGTTCAGTGCCCGCAAGGCGGTGATGCAGTACTACCAGCAGAAGCAGGTGGAAGGCATCGGTATCGAAGACATCTACCTGGGCAACGGTGTTTCCGAGCTGATCGTGATGGCCATGCAGGCCCTGCTCAACAACGGCGACGAAGTGCTGGTGCCGGCCCCCGACTACCCGCTGTGGACCGCCGCGGTGAGCCTGGCCGGCGGCAACCCGGTGCACTACCTGTGCGACGAGCAGGCCAACTGGTGGCCGGACCTGGCCGACATCAAGGCCAAGATCACCCCGAACACCAAGGCCCTGGTGATCATCAACCCGAACAACCCCACCGGCGCCGTCTACCCCAGGGAAGTGCTGCTGGGCATGCTGGAGCTGGCCCGCCAGCACAACCTGGTGGTGTTCTCGGACGAGATCTACGACAAGATCCTCTACGATGACGCCGTGCACATCTGCACCGCCTCGCTGGCCCCGGACCTGCTGTGCCTGACCTTCAACGGCCTGTCCAAGTCCTATCGGGTAGCCGGTTTCCGTTCCGGTTGGGTGGCCATTTCCGGTCCCAAGCAGCACGCCCAGAGCTACATCGAAGGCATCGACATGCTGGCCAACATGCGCCTGTGCGCCAACGTGCCCAGCCAGCACGCCATCCAGACCGCACTGGGCGGCTACCAGAGCATCAACGACCTGGTGCTGCCCCCGGGCCGCCTGCTGGAACAGCGCAACCGTACCTGGGAACTGCTCAACGACATTCCCGGAGTCAGTTGCGTCAAGCCCATGGGCGCGCTGTATGCCTTCCCGCGGATCGACCCGAAGATCTGCCCGATCCACAACGACGAGAAGTTCGTCCTCGACCTGCTGCTCTCGGAAAAGCTCCTGGTGGTGCAAGGCACGGCCTTCAACTGGCCATGGCCGGATCACTTCCGCGTCGTGACCCTGCCGCGGGTGGATGACCTGGAGCAGGCCATTGGTCGGATCGGCAGCTTCCTCAAGTCCTACCGCCAGTAA
- the htpX gene encoding protease HtpX yields MMRILLFLATNLAVVLIASITLSLFGFNGFMAANGVDLNLNQLLIFCAVFGFAGSLFSLFISKWMAKMSTSTQIITQPRTRHEQWLLQTVEQLSREAGIKMPEVGIFPAYEANAFATGWNKNDALVAVSQGLLERFSPDEVKAVLAHEIGHVANGDMVTLALIQGVVNTFVMFFARIIGNFVDKVIFKNEEGQGIAYYVATIFAELVLGILASAIVMWFSRKREYRADEAGARLAGTNAMIGALQRLRSEQGLPVHMPDTLNAFGINGGIKQGLARMFMSHPPLEERIEALRRRG; encoded by the coding sequence ATGATGCGAATCCTGCTGTTTTTGGCCACTAACCTTGCGGTCGTGCTGATTGCCAGCATCACCCTGAGCCTTTTCGGCTTCAACGGGTTCATGGCGGCCAATGGGGTTGATCTGAACCTCAATCAGCTGCTGATTTTCTGTGCGGTCTTCGGTTTTGCCGGTTCGCTGTTCTCGCTGTTCATCTCCAAGTGGATGGCGAAGATGAGCACCAGCACGCAGATCATCACCCAACCGCGCACCCGCCATGAGCAATGGTTGCTGCAGACCGTCGAGCAACTGTCCCGCGAAGCGGGCATCAAGATGCCCGAAGTGGGTATTTTCCCAGCCTATGAGGCCAACGCCTTTGCCACCGGCTGGAACAAGAATGATGCGCTGGTAGCCGTCAGCCAGGGCCTTCTGGAACGTTTTTCGCCCGATGAAGTGAAAGCCGTGCTGGCCCACGAGATCGGCCACGTCGCCAACGGTGACATGGTGACCCTGGCACTGATCCAGGGTGTGGTGAACACTTTCGTGATGTTCTTCGCACGGATCATCGGCAACTTCGTCGACAAGGTGATCTTCAAGAACGAAGAAGGCCAGGGCATCGCCTACTACGTGGCGACCATCTTCGCCGAACTGGTTCTGGGTATCCTGGCCAGCGCCATCGTTATGTGGTTCTCGCGCAAACGCGAATACCGCGCCGACGAAGCCGGCGCCCGTCTGGCCGGCACCAACGCGATGATCGGCGCGCTGCAGCGCCTGCGTTCGGAACAGGGCCTGCCGGTGCACATGCCCGACACCCTGAATGCCTTCGGCATCAACGGTGGCATCAAGCAGGGCCTGGCTCGCATGTTCATGAGCCACCCTCCGCTGGAAGAGCGTATCGAGGCCCTGCGTCGTCGCGGCTGA
- a CDS encoding thiopurine S-methyltransferase — MQADFWQKRWERDQIGFHLAEVNPYLQQYWPALGLAAQSRVLVPLCGKSLDLIWLADQGFEVLGIELAEKAVEDFFREHQLQPQISQHGVFKVYAHGPIELWCGDFFALTAEDTADCTALYDRAAMIALPSPMRQRYAAHLNGLLPNGSKGLLITMDYAQEQLDGPPFAVLDDEVRQRLGGVWQLQVETERDILGESWKFLQGGVTRLVERVYRLSKQGAAR; from the coding sequence ATGCAAGCGGACTTTTGGCAAAAGCGCTGGGAGCGCGATCAGATCGGCTTTCACCTGGCCGAGGTCAACCCTTACCTGCAGCAGTACTGGCCGGCCTTGGGCCTGGCGGCGCAAAGCCGCGTGCTGGTGCCCTTGTGCGGCAAGAGCCTGGACCTGATCTGGCTTGCTGACCAAGGGTTCGAGGTGCTGGGCATCGAACTGGCGGAAAAGGCGGTGGAGGATTTCTTTCGTGAGCACCAGTTGCAGCCGCAAATCAGCCAGCACGGGGTGTTCAAGGTCTACGCCCACGGGCCCATTGAGCTCTGGTGCGGTGATTTCTTTGCCCTGACCGCCGAGGACACCGCTGATTGCACGGCCCTGTATGACCGTGCAGCCATGATTGCCTTGCCCTCGCCCATGCGACAGCGCTATGCCGCTCACCTCAATGGCCTGTTGCCGAATGGCAGCAAGGGGCTGCTGATCACCATGGATTACGCCCAGGAGCAGTTGGACGGCCCGCCATTTGCGGTGCTCGACGATGAGGTCCGGCAACGTCTGGGGGGCGTCTGGCAACTGCAGGTAGAAACGGAGCGCGACATTCTTGGCGAGAGCTGGAAGTTTCTCCAGGGTGGCGTGACCCGGCTGGTGGAGAGGGTCTATCGCCTGAGCAAGCAGGGTGCCGCGAGATAG